In one Pseudomonas tensinigenes genomic region, the following are encoded:
- a CDS encoding SagB family peptide dehydrogenase, which produces MYINPYLFILPRSPGQIVWNYKDHTQHELDINYSSRLAQLINNPDLFDTHNIIDTQLLSAGILTIAKIDTPQWGWDELSKIYHIGTQNIPCEHSPQNIHEWSRQYLAHCNEVLACPPPATERLQHETDQRIALPVPYALSNDSLNNALLQRKTCRSFTDAAMTLSDVGTLLYLSLGYLHERDIDRDDSIAQGLGARRSSPSGGGLNACEGFLLVQNVENLEPGIYAYHPAQHTLSRVNPLPQPALGDLLGGQHFINNLPLGLFITARFDRLWWKYEHSRAYRMAFVEAGHLSQSFQLVATALGLNTWLTGAFADKQVETLLKLEGSAEQPLFFVGCGASDGHVMCAEMRDLLREVQA; this is translated from the coding sequence ATGTACATCAACCCTTATCTTTTTATATTGCCGCGCTCACCAGGACAAATAGTATGGAATTACAAAGACCACACTCAACATGAACTCGATATCAACTATTCATCGCGCCTTGCCCAACTAATAAACAACCCAGACCTGTTCGACACCCACAACATCATAGATACACAACTATTAAGCGCGGGCATTCTAACCATTGCAAAAATCGACACCCCGCAATGGGGCTGGGATGAATTATCAAAGATCTATCACATCGGCACTCAAAACATTCCCTGCGAACACTCACCACAGAACATTCATGAGTGGTCCAGACAATATCTGGCGCACTGCAACGAAGTATTGGCTTGCCCGCCCCCCGCGACTGAACGCCTACAGCATGAGACTGATCAGCGCATTGCGCTGCCCGTCCCGTACGCATTGAGCAACGACAGCCTGAATAACGCGTTGCTTCAGCGAAAGACCTGCCGCTCCTTTACCGATGCAGCGATGACGCTCAGCGACGTCGGCACCCTGCTTTATCTTTCACTCGGTTATCTCCACGAGCGCGACATCGATCGCGACGACAGCATCGCCCAAGGCCTCGGCGCACGTCGCAGCAGCCCCTCCGGTGGCGGCCTGAACGCCTGTGAAGGCTTTCTGCTGGTACAAAATGTCGAGAATCTGGAACCCGGCATCTACGCCTACCACCCGGCGCAACACACCCTGAGCCGGGTCAATCCATTGCCACAACCGGCGCTGGGCGATTTGCTCGGCGGCCAGCATTTCATCAACAACCTGCCGCTTGGGTTGTTCATCACGGCCCGATTTGATCGGCTCTGGTGGAAGTACGAGCACTCACGGGCCTATCGAATGGCGTTCGTCGAAGCCGGTCATCTATCGCAGAGCTTTCAACTGGTTGCCACAGCGCTTGGCCTTAACACCTGGCTGACCGGTGCGTTTGCCGACAAGCAAGTCGAAACACTGCTCAAACTTGAGGGAAGCGCTGAACAACCGCTGTTCTTTGTCGGCTGCGGTGCGAGCGACGGGCACGTGATGTGCGCGGAAATGCGCGATCTGCTGCGCGAGGTCCAGGCATGA
- a CDS encoding diiron oxygenase, which produces MTLLIPDPNEVPVSWALKFTLRDWDSRASVRSSTHDYQLPDDVQQQLQSRYWFPPAFLPYLAHPAIQAAGREVLHRLTANHLVHFLDYTTLLEHRIVNRAVEVIAHRELPIYVPLPMKHAALQLYTDEGYHALFSNRLAEQIAGLYGITGRPTIPRRITRMNAMIARTPEKNRALAWFLLGFVSETIIARELLDICRDTLVSSVNDMLRDHLADEARHSRYFAEVFHYCWLSMNSRQRTFVSRTLLEIIGIFFEVDERWLQQSLRGAGIADSDVMEIVGGMATVQANRARARSGCIATVDALRKAGFFATPHNQTLFAKAGLIDG; this is translated from the coding sequence ATGACCCTGCTGATCCCCGATCCGAATGAAGTACCGGTGTCATGGGCGCTCAAGTTCACCCTCAGGGACTGGGACAGCCGAGCCTCGGTACGCAGCAGCACCCACGACTATCAATTGCCGGACGACGTGCAGCAGCAACTGCAAAGCCGCTACTGGTTCCCGCCCGCCTTCCTGCCCTACCTGGCTCATCCAGCAATCCAGGCTGCGGGGCGCGAGGTGTTGCATCGACTGACGGCCAATCACTTGGTGCACTTCCTCGACTACACCACGCTGCTCGAACACCGCATCGTCAACCGCGCGGTTGAAGTCATTGCGCATCGGGAACTGCCCATTTACGTGCCTCTGCCGATGAAGCACGCGGCGCTGCAACTCTACACCGATGAGGGTTACCACGCGCTGTTCTCCAATCGTCTCGCGGAGCAGATCGCCGGGCTTTACGGAATCACCGGACGGCCGACGATCCCCAGGCGGATCACCCGCATGAACGCAATGATCGCCCGCACCCCGGAGAAGAACCGCGCACTGGCATGGTTTCTGCTCGGCTTCGTCTCGGAGACCATCATTGCCCGCGAGCTGCTGGACATCTGCCGCGACACTCTGGTGTCCAGCGTGAACGACATGCTGCGCGACCATCTGGCCGACGAAGCCCGCCACAGTCGCTACTTTGCCGAAGTGTTCCACTACTGCTGGCTGTCCATGAACAGCCGCCAGCGTACGTTTGTGAGTAGAACGCTGCTGGAGATCATCGGGATTTTCTTCGAGGTCGACGAACGCTGGCTGCAACAGAGCCTGCGTGGCGCGGGCATCGCCGACAGTGACGTGATGGAGATAGTCGGCGGCATGGCAACGGTGCAGGCCAACCGCGCGCGTGCACGATCAGGTTGCATCGCTACGGTGGATGCATTGCGCAAGGCCGGATTTTTCGCCACACCCCATAACCAGACACTTTTTGCCAAGGCAGGACTGATCGATGGATAA